In the genome of Haloarcula sp. CBA1129, one region contains:
- a CDS encoding winged helix-turn-helix domain-containing protein, translating to MGEDTDIAAKTVGELLEDEYARSILAETSTEALSATELAERCGASSPTIYRRLNRLQELDMIDDEQALDPDGHHYRRFSARVERVTIELTDGGYEVTVDRTAEDAVDRFTELYEGLR from the coding sequence ATGGGCGAGGACACCGACATCGCCGCCAAAACAGTCGGCGAACTGCTCGAAGACGAGTACGCGCGGTCGATCCTCGCCGAAACAAGCACCGAAGCGCTGTCGGCGACCGAACTGGCCGAACGGTGTGGGGCCTCCTCGCCGACAATCTACCGCCGACTCAATCGACTCCAAGAACTCGATATGATCGACGACGAACAGGCGTTGGATCCAGACGGCCACCACTACCGACGGTTTTCGGCCCGGGTAGAACGGGTGACGATCGAACTCACCGACGGCGGCTACGAGGTGACTGTCGACCGTACCGCCGAGGACGCCGTCGACCGCTTTACCGAACTTTACGAGGGGCTCCGATGA
- a CDS encoding ABC transporter permease produces the protein MTDTSHRSPTGSTAVGRLVAIARKEFRDGIRSDALRVVFGLLMASTILIYWAIGRSADPVVLSAVGFLGLPFQLLVPVAAIALGTVSVAGEREAGSLRLLLGLPPSRMEVVVGTFFGASAILVAGLAGAFIVAAVLGLAVFGAVAVGPLVGVVAATALLGIGFLGLSVGLSAAVSTTRNAMAAGFSVFLGLTFLWEPLVVGVYYLVAGSLPGGEPPTWLLAVDRLNPIEAYAVVANMAGDVGVTPLRISFGLGGGSPATEGAGTAVPFVLAEPLSIIVLCGWAAIPLAAGLRRFQRSDLT, from the coding sequence GTGACCGACACATCACATCGGTCCCCGACCGGATCGACCGCTGTCGGTCGGCTGGTCGCCATCGCCCGCAAGGAGTTCCGCGATGGAATCCGATCGGACGCGTTGCGGGTCGTCTTCGGGCTCCTGATGGCGTCGACGATACTGATCTACTGGGCGATCGGCCGGTCGGCCGACCCCGTGGTACTGTCGGCGGTCGGTTTCCTTGGCCTCCCGTTTCAGCTACTCGTTCCCGTCGCGGCGATTGCCCTTGGCACCGTCTCGGTCGCCGGTGAGCGTGAAGCAGGGAGTCTCAGGCTCCTGCTCGGGTTGCCACCCTCGCGGATGGAGGTCGTCGTCGGGACGTTCTTCGGGGCCAGCGCCATCTTGGTCGCCGGGCTCGCCGGAGCGTTCATCGTTGCGGCAGTGCTTGGCCTCGCCGTCTTCGGGGCAGTGGCAGTCGGTCCGCTCGTTGGTGTCGTGGCTGCGACGGCACTCCTTGGAATCGGCTTCCTCGGGCTTTCGGTCGGCTTGTCAGCGGCCGTCTCGACGACCAGAAACGCGATGGCAGCCGGCTTCAGCGTTTTTCTCGGCCTGACATTCCTCTGGGAGCCGCTCGTCGTCGGCGTCTACTACCTCGTCGCGGGCTCACTGCCGGGCGGCGAACCCCCGACATGGCTCCTCGCCGTTGACCGGCTGAATCCGATCGAAGCGTATGCCGTCGTGGCGAATATGGCGGGTGATGTAGGGGTGACGCCGCTCCGGATTTCGTTCGGGCTCGGCGGGGGATCGCCGGCCACGGAGGGGGCCGGTACGGCGGTGCCGTTCGTTCTCGCGGAGCCGCTGAGCATCATCGTCCTCTGTGGCTGGGCGGCGATCCCGCTGGCGGCCGGCCTGCGCCGGTTCCAGCGGAGCGATCTCACGTGA
- a CDS encoding DUF3592 domain-containing protein, with protein MSDDGLSVNGPNTVGQSLLLLIAAIGLVSFGAVDYVQSTNAVSESVKVEATITEVGVETKGSSTGSGATVKHEPVVEFTYTYAGETYTGDKVFPGATPPRYDTEAAAQDVIAEYESETETTAYVNPDAPDQAFLKNHVSNRQYIFIGVGSVLALLGGFFTVKNYRRDRA; from the coding sequence ATGTCCGATGATGGCCTGTCGGTAAACGGACCAAACACTGTTGGACAGTCCCTCCTGTTACTTATTGCTGCAATCGGACTGGTTAGTTTCGGAGCAGTTGACTACGTCCAGTCGACGAATGCGGTCAGTGAATCAGTCAAGGTAGAAGCAACCATTACTGAGGTTGGCGTCGAAACTAAAGGTTCCAGTACGGGCAGTGGGGCCACGGTCAAACACGAACCCGTGGTGGAATTTACCTACACGTACGCCGGTGAGACGTATACTGGAGACAAAGTGTTTCCCGGGGCAACTCCGCCGAGATATGACACAGAAGCCGCCGCGCAAGACGTGATAGCAGAGTATGAGTCAGAGACGGAAACAACTGCTTACGTCAATCCTGACGCACCCGATCAGGCGTTTCTCAAGAACCATGTGTCGAATCGACAGTATATATTCATCGGTGTGGGCTCAGTCTTGGCATTACTTGGGGGGTTCTTTACAGTCAAGAACTACCGACGCGACCGTGCTTGA